In the genome of Bacillus sp. S3, one region contains:
- the sigH gene encoding RNA polymerase sporulation sigma factor SigH gives MSTEFGTKINEHFFVMEDEGIVDLVHQGDSEALDYLIHKYRNFVRAKARSYFLIGADKEDIVQEGMIGLYKAIRDFREDKLTSFKAFAELCITRQIITAIKTATRQKHIPLNSYVSLDKPIYDEESDRTLMDVLSGAKVLDPEELIINQEEFDHIEVKMTELLSDLERKVLALYLDGQSYQEISEELNRHVKSIDNALQRVKRKLERYLEIREFSL, from the coding sequence TTGAGTACGGAATTCGGAACTAAGATCAACGAGCATTTTTTCGTGATGGAAGACGAAGGAATTGTCGATTTGGTACACCAAGGTGATAGTGAAGCATTGGATTATTTAATCCATAAGTATCGTAATTTTGTGCGTGCAAAAGCAAGATCCTATTTTTTAATTGGAGCAGATAAAGAGGATATCGTCCAGGAGGGGATGATTGGCCTTTATAAGGCGATTCGTGATTTCCGAGAGGACAAGCTTACCTCGTTTAAAGCATTTGCCGAGCTATGCATAACCCGCCAAATTATCACGGCAATTAAGACTGCAACACGGCAAAAGCATATTCCGCTAAATTCTTATGTATCTTTGGACAAGCCTATTTATGATGAAGAATCAGACCGAACCTTAATGGATGTCTTGTCTGGAGCGAAGGTATTGGATCCCGAAGAGTTAATCATTAATCAGGAAGAATTTGACCACATTGAAGTGAAAATGACGGAATTATTAAGTGACTTGGAAAGGAAAGTATTGGCGCTTTATTTAGATGGCCAATCCTATCAGGAAATTTCTGAGGAACTGAATCGTCATGTTAAATCGATTGATAATGCTCTCCAGCGTGTGAAAAGAAAGCTAGAACGTTACTTAGAAATTCGTGAATTTTCACTGTAA
- the rpmG gene encoding 50S ribosomal protein L33, with product MNKKVILACAECGSRNYSTAGKQEQTERLELKKFCKTCATHTIHRETK from the coding sequence ATGAACAAAAAAGTTATCCTTGCCTGTGCTGAGTGCGGCTCACGGAATTATTCGACTGCCGGCAAGCAGGAGCAAACCGAACGTTTAGAATTAAAGAAGTTTTGTAAAACTTGCGCAACCCATACCATCCACAGGGAAACAAAATAA
- the secE gene encoding preprotein translocase subunit SecE, which yields MQRIKKFFSDIVREMRKVSWPKRAELTRSTITVLSTVVFFGVFFAVLDLGISKLIRLILE from the coding sequence ATGCAGCGTATTAAGAAGTTCTTCAGTGATATTGTCCGTGAAATGAGAAAGGTAAGCTGGCCAAAGCGTGCCGAACTGACTCGTTCAACGATTACAGTTTTATCAACCGTTGTTTTTTTTGGAGTGTTCTTTGCCGTTCTGGATTTGGGGATTTCAAAATTGATTCGTCTAATTCTTGAATAA
- the nusG gene encoding transcription termination/antitermination protein NusG, whose translation MEKNWYVVHTYSGYENKVKANLEKRVESMGMSDKIFRVVVPEEEETEIKNGKKKVVKRKVFPGYVLVELVMTDDSWYVVRNTPGVTGFVGSAGSGSKPTPLLPEEVIGLLKRMGVEEKRVDVDYEIGETVRVKEGPFANFTGSVEEMDKDKAKLKVLVNMFGRDTPVELEFTQIEKL comes from the coding sequence ATGGAAAAGAATTGGTATGTTGTCCATACTTACTCAGGTTATGAAAATAAAGTAAAAGCGAATTTAGAAAAACGGGTGGAATCAATGGGCATGTCGGATAAAATTTTCCGTGTCGTTGTCCCTGAAGAAGAAGAAACAGAAATCAAAAATGGCAAGAAAAAAGTTGTGAAGCGGAAGGTCTTCCCTGGGTATGTATTGGTCGAGCTTGTGATGACAGATGATTCCTGGTATGTCGTACGGAATACCCCTGGTGTTACTGGATTCGTCGGCTCTGCCGGTTCGGGTTCAAAACCGACACCGTTGTTGCCGGAAGAAGTAATAGGGTTACTGAAGCGCATGGGTGTGGAAGAGAAACGGGTCGATGTAGATTATGAAATTGGTGAAACGGTCCGTGTAAAAGAGGGTCCATTTGCGAACTTTACTGGTTCAGTGGAAGAAATGGACAAGGACAAAGCAAAGCTAAAGGTTCTAGTCAATATGTTCGGCCGCGATACCCCAGTAGAACTAGAATTTACACAAATTGAAAAATTGTAA
- the rplK gene encoding 50S ribosomal protein L11, whose protein sequence is MAKKVIKVVKLQIPAGKANPAPPVGPALGQAGVNIMGFCKEFNARTADQAGLIIPVEITVFEDRSFTFITKTPPAAVLLKVAAGIQSGSGEPNRNKVATVKRDKVREIAEQKMPDLNAASVEAAMRMVEGTARSMGITIED, encoded by the coding sequence GTGGCTAAAAAAGTAATTAAAGTCGTTAAATTACAAATTCCTGCTGGTAAAGCTAATCCAGCGCCGCCGGTTGGTCCTGCATTAGGTCAAGCTGGTGTTAATATCATGGGATTCTGTAAGGAATTTAATGCTCGTACAGCAGATCAAGCTGGATTAATCATTCCTGTTGAAATCACGGTATTTGAAGACCGTTCATTTACATTTATTACGAAAACTCCTCCTGCTGCAGTTCTTTTAAAAGTAGCAGCTGGAATTCAGTCTGGTTCAGGTGAACCTAACCGTAATAAAGTAGCAACAGTAAAGCGTGATAAAGTACGCGAGATTGCGGAACAAAAAATGCCTGACCTTAACGCAGCTAGCGTCGAAGCAGCAATGCGCATGGTTGAAGGTACTGCACGCAGCATGGGTATCACGATCGAAGACTAA
- the rplA gene encoding 50S ribosomal protein L1 → MAKKGKKYLEASKLVDRLKAYPIAEAIDLAKKTNYTKFDATLEVAFRLGVDPKKADQQIRGAVVLPNGTGKTQRVLVFAKGEKVKEAEAAGADYVGDAEYINKIQQGWFDFDVIVATPDMMGEVGKLGRVLGPKGLMPNPKTGTVTFDVTRAINEIKAGKVEYRVDKSGNIHVPIGKASFENEKLVENFNTVFETMVKVKPAAAKGTYMKNVTVASTMGPGVKVDPSSVAVK, encoded by the coding sequence ATGGCTAAAAAAGGTAAAAAGTATTTAGAAGCTTCAAAGCTTGTAGATCGCTTAAAAGCTTACCCGATTGCAGAAGCAATTGACCTTGCAAAGAAAACAAACTACACAAAATTTGATGCGACTCTTGAAGTAGCTTTCCGTTTAGGCGTTGACCCTAAGAAAGCTGACCAACAAATCCGTGGCGCAGTTGTACTTCCAAACGGAACTGGTAAAACTCAACGCGTTTTAGTATTCGCGAAGGGTGAGAAAGTGAAGGAAGCGGAAGCGGCTGGTGCTGATTATGTAGGCGATGCAGAATACATCAACAAAATCCAACAAGGTTGGTTTGACTTTGATGTCATCGTAGCAACTCCTGACATGATGGGTGAAGTTGGTAAACTTGGACGTGTATTAGGACCTAAAGGCTTAATGCCAAACCCTAAAACCGGTACTGTTACATTTGATGTAACAAGAGCAATCAATGAAATCAAAGCAGGTAAAGTTGAATACCGCGTTGATAAGTCTGGTAACATTCATGTGCCAATCGGCAAAGCTTCTTTCGAAAACGAAAAGCTTGTTGAAAACTTCAACACTGTATTTGAAACAATGGTAAAAGTAAAACCTGCTGCTGCTAAAGGTACGTACATGAAGAACGTAACAGTTGCTTCAACAATGGGCCCTGGTGTTAAGGTAGATCCTTCATCTGTTGCAGTTAAGTAA
- the rplJ gene encoding 50S ribosomal protein L10 translates to MSSAIEVKKQIVDEIAGKLKASVSTVVVDYRGLTVSEVTELRKQLREAGVEFKVYKNSMTRRAAEAAELAGLNEALTGPNAIAFSTEDVVAPAKILNDFAKKHEALELKAGVIEGNVATAEEIKALADLPSREGLLSMLLSVLQAPIRNLALAAKAVADQKEEQGA, encoded by the coding sequence ATGAGCAGTGCAATCGAAGTAAAAAAACAGATCGTTGACGAAATTGCTGGTAAGTTAAAAGCGAGTGTATCAACAGTTGTTGTTGATTACCGCGGACTTACAGTTTCTGAAGTAACTGAACTTCGTAAACAACTTCGTGAAGCAGGCGTTGAATTCAAAGTTTACAAAAACTCAATGACACGTCGTGCGGCTGAAGCAGCTGAGCTTGCTGGCTTAAATGAAGCATTAACAGGTCCGAACGCAATCGCGTTCAGTACGGAAGATGTAGTAGCACCAGCTAAAATCTTAAATGACTTTGCGAAAAAACATGAGGCACTTGAACTTAAAGCAGGTGTAATCGAAGGTAACGTCGCAACGGCAGAAGAGATTAAAGCTCTTGCAGATCTACCATCACGCGAAGGCTTGCTTTCTATGCTACTCAGCGTACTACAAGCTCCAATTCGCAATCTTGCTCTTGCTGCAAAAGCTGTGGCAGATCAAAAAGAAGAACAAGGCGCGTAA
- the rplL gene encoding 50S ribosomal protein L7/L12, whose protein sequence is MTKEQIIEAVKSMTVLELNDLVKAIEEEFGVTAAAPVAMVGGAGAAAVEEQTEFDVILAGAGDQKIKVIKVVREITGLGLKEAKDLVDNTPKALKEGISKEDAEAIKAKLDEVGANVEIK, encoded by the coding sequence ATGACTAAAGAACAAATCATTGAAGCAGTTAAATCTATGACTGTTTTAGAACTTAACGATCTTGTAAAAGCAATCGAAGAAGAATTTGGCGTAACTGCTGCTGCTCCTGTAGCAATGGTTGGCGGAGCTGGTGCTGCTGCTGTTGAAGAGCAAACTGAATTTGATGTTATCCTAGCTGGCGCTGGAGACCAAAAAATCAAGGTTATCAAAGTTGTTCGTGAAATCACTGGTCTTGGACTTAAAGAAGCAAAAGACCTTGTTGACAACACTCCAAAAGCACTTAAAGAAGGTATCTCTAAAGAAGACGCTGAAGCAATCAAAGCTAAGCTTGATGAAGTTGGAGCTAACGTTGAAATTAAGTAA
- a CDS encoding class I SAM-dependent methyltransferase has translation MTEHYYSRTQNVDSDPIYWDFTLKNHHFRFKTDNGVFSKREVDFGSRLLIESFVMPEAEGLVLDVGCGYGPIGLSIAKAYPGSRVHMVDVNERAIQLAKENAVLNRIENVEIYESDRLFSVKENNFAAILTNPPIRAGKKIVHEIFEQSCEHLVSGGEIWVVIQKKQGAPSAIEKLNELFSHVETIDRSKGYFIIKAIK, from the coding sequence GTGACTGAACACTACTATTCTCGAACTCAAAATGTTGATAGTGATCCGATCTATTGGGATTTTACGTTGAAAAACCATCATTTCCGCTTTAAAACGGACAACGGTGTTTTTTCGAAAAGAGAAGTTGATTTTGGCTCGCGTTTATTAATTGAATCTTTTGTTATGCCAGAAGCGGAAGGACTTGTGCTTGATGTAGGCTGCGGTTATGGTCCGATTGGTTTATCGATCGCTAAAGCTTATCCCGGCAGTAGGGTTCACATGGTGGATGTTAATGAACGGGCTATCCAGCTAGCGAAGGAAAATGCGGTGCTAAACCGGATTGAAAATGTTGAGATCTATGAAAGCGACCGGTTATTTTCTGTAAAGGAAAATAATTTTGCTGCCATTTTAACCAATCCTCCGATTAGGGCAGGAAAAAAGATTGTACATGAAATTTTCGAACAAAGCTGCGAGCATCTTGTTTCTGGAGGCGAAATTTGGGTTGTTATTCAAAAGAAGCAAGGAGCACCATCTGCAATTGAAAAATTAAACGAATTATTTTCCCACGTAGAAACGATTGACAGATCAAAGGGCTATTTTATTATAAAAGCAATAAAATAG
- the rpoB gene encoding DNA-directed RNA polymerase subunit beta, producing MTGQLVQYGRHRQRRSYARISEVLELPNLIEIQTSSYQWFLDEGLREMFQDISPIEDFTGNLSLEFIDYSLGDPKYSVEESKERDVTYSAPLRVKVRLVNKETGEVKDQDVFMGDFPLMTETGTFVINGAERVIVSQLVRSPSVYFSGKLDKNGKKGFTATVIPNRGAWLEYETDAKDVVYVRIDRTRKLPVTVLLRALGFGSDQEIIDLIGDNEYIRNTLEKDNTEGVDKALLEIYERLRPGEPPTVDNAKSLLVSRFFDPKRYDLANVGRYKINKKLHIKNRLFNQRLAESLADPETGEIIAEKGTLLDRRNLDRILPALEKNINFKSFNPVGGVVDEEVILQGIKIYAPGDENEKVINVLGNAYVAEPIKNITSADIIASISYFFNLLHGVGDTDDIDHLGNRRLRSVGELLQNQFRIGLSRMERVVRERMSIQDTATITPQQLINIRPVIASIKEFFGSSQLSQFMDQTNPLAELTHKRRLSALGPGGLTRERAGMEVRDVHYSHYGRMCPIETPEGPNIGLINSLSSYAKVNRFGFIETPYRRVDPDTGKVTSRIDYLTADEEDNYVVAQANSRLGDDGSFLDDEVVARFRGENTVVNRDRIDYMDVSPKQVVSAATACIPFLENDDSNRALMGANMQRQAVPLMQPEAPRVGTGMEYVSGKDSGAAVICKHDGIVEHVEAREVWVRQTKEVDGQEVKGDLKKYRLLKFIRSNQGTCYNQRPIVAVGNRVKKGEILADGPSMEVGELALGRNVLVAFMTWDGYNYEDAIIMSERLVKDDVYTSIHIEEYESESRDTKLGPEEITRDIPNVGEDALRNLDERGIIRTGAEVKDGDLLVGKVTPKGVTELTAEERLLHAIFGEKAREVRDTSLRVPHGGGGIVHDVKVFNREDGDELPPGVNQLVRVYIVQKRKIHQGDKMAGRHGNKGVISRILPEEDMPYLPDGTPVDIMLNPLGVPSRMNIGQVLELHLGMAARYLGIHVASPVFDGATEEDVWDTIEEAGMSRDAKTVLYDGRSGEPFDNRVSVGVMYMIKLAHMVDDKLHARSTGPYSLVTQQPLGGKAQFGGQRFGEMEVWALEAYGAAYTLQEILTVKSDDVVGRVKTYEAIVKGENVPEPGVPESFKVLIKELQSLGMDVKILSGDEEEIEMRDMEDEDDLQQVDTLNIVPETQNLESEKVGSKE from the coding sequence TTGACAGGTCAACTAGTTCAGTATGGACGACACCGCCAACGAAGAAGTTACGCACGAATCAGTGAAGTTTTAGAATTACCAAATCTTATTGAAATCCAAACCTCTTCATATCAATGGTTTCTGGATGAGGGATTGCGTGAAATGTTCCAGGATATTTCGCCAATCGAAGACTTTACTGGTAACCTATCACTAGAATTTATTGATTACAGCCTTGGCGATCCAAAGTATTCTGTTGAAGAATCAAAAGAACGGGACGTTACATATTCTGCTCCATTGCGTGTAAAAGTACGTCTTGTAAACAAAGAAACTGGCGAAGTAAAAGATCAAGATGTCTTCATGGGTGATTTTCCACTAATGACGGAAACGGGTACGTTTGTCATTAATGGAGCAGAACGCGTTATTGTTTCACAATTAGTTCGTTCACCGAGTGTTTATTTTAGCGGAAAACTTGATAAAAACGGCAAAAAGGGCTTCACAGCGACTGTCATTCCGAACCGCGGCGCTTGGCTGGAATATGAAACTGACGCCAAAGACGTCGTATATGTGAGAATAGATCGTACTCGGAAACTGCCCGTTACGGTTCTTTTGCGTGCACTAGGCTTCGGTTCCGATCAGGAAATCATTGATTTGATCGGGGATAACGAGTATATCCGTAACACGCTTGAAAAGGACAACACAGAGGGTGTTGACAAAGCGCTTTTAGAAATTTATGAGCGTCTTCGTCCGGGTGAACCGCCGACCGTTGACAATGCCAAGAGCTTATTGGTGTCACGCTTCTTTGACCCTAAGCGCTATGATTTAGCGAATGTTGGCCGTTACAAGATTAACAAAAAGCTCCATATTAAAAACCGTTTATTCAATCAACGCTTAGCGGAGTCACTTGCCGATCCAGAAACAGGCGAAATTATTGCTGAAAAAGGTACACTCCTTGATAGGAGAAACCTTGACAGAATTTTGCCGGCTCTTGAAAAGAATATTAATTTCAAAAGCTTTAATCCTGTTGGCGGAGTAGTGGATGAGGAAGTCATCCTTCAAGGCATTAAAATTTACGCTCCTGGCGATGAAAATGAAAAAGTGATTAATGTATTGGGCAATGCCTATGTGGCTGAACCAATTAAAAATATTACATCGGCAGATATTATTGCATCGATTAGCTACTTCTTCAATTTATTGCACGGAGTAGGCGATACAGATGATATTGACCATCTAGGTAACAGACGTCTTCGTTCTGTCGGAGAGCTGTTGCAGAATCAATTCCGGATTGGTTTGTCGCGGATGGAGCGAGTTGTTCGTGAAAGAATGTCCATTCAAGACACAGCAACGATTACACCGCAGCAATTGATTAATATTCGTCCTGTCATTGCGTCGATTAAAGAGTTCTTTGGAAGCTCTCAATTATCACAATTCATGGATCAAACGAACCCGCTTGCTGAATTAACTCATAAGCGTCGTTTATCTGCACTCGGACCGGGTGGATTGACACGTGAGCGTGCCGGCATGGAAGTACGTGACGTTCACTATTCACACTACGGCCGTATGTGTCCGATTGAAACACCGGAAGGTCCAAACATCGGGCTGATTAACTCATTATCATCGTACGCGAAGGTAAACCGCTTCGGCTTTATTGAAACACCGTACCGCCGTGTTGACCCTGACACCGGGAAAGTAACGAGCCGGATCGATTACTTAACAGCAGATGAAGAAGATAATTACGTGGTAGCCCAAGCGAACTCCCGTCTTGGTGACGATGGTTCATTCCTTGATGATGAAGTTGTTGCTCGTTTCCGCGGTGAAAACACGGTTGTAAATCGGGACCGGATCGATTACATGGATGTATCGCCAAAGCAGGTTGTTTCTGCGGCAACAGCATGTATCCCGTTCCTTGAAAATGATGACTCAAACCGTGCCTTGATGGGTGCGAACATGCAGCGTCAGGCAGTGCCGCTCATGCAGCCGGAGGCCCCTAGGGTTGGAACAGGTATGGAATATGTTTCAGGTAAAGACTCAGGTGCCGCCGTTATATGTAAACATGACGGGATTGTCGAACATGTTGAAGCTCGTGAAGTATGGGTTCGTCAAACGAAAGAAGTAGATGGCCAAGAAGTAAAAGGCGATCTTAAAAAATATCGACTGTTGAAATTTATCCGCTCCAACCAAGGTACCTGCTATAACCAACGTCCAATCGTTGCTGTCGGCAACCGGGTGAAAAAAGGCGAAATTCTTGCTGACGGCCCTTCAATGGAGGTTGGTGAATTAGCCCTTGGACGGAACGTTCTAGTTGCCTTTATGACATGGGATGGCTATAACTATGAAGATGCCATCATCATGAGTGAACGTTTAGTTAAAGATGATGTATATACCTCTATTCATATTGAAGAATATGAGTCAGAATCACGTGATACAAAACTTGGACCAGAAGAAATTACCCGTGACATTCCAAACGTTGGGGAAGATGCCCTTCGTAATTTGGATGAACGCGGTATTATTCGCACTGGTGCTGAGGTGAAGGACGGAGATCTCCTCGTTGGTAAAGTAACGCCTAAAGGTGTGACAGAATTAACAGCTGAAGAACGTCTTTTACATGCTATTTTCGGTGAAAAAGCACGTGAAGTACGCGATACTTCACTAAGAGTTCCACATGGCGGCGGTGGTATTGTACATGATGTGAAGGTCTTTAACCGTGAAGACGGCGATGAACTTCCACCGGGTGTAAACCAGCTTGTCCGTGTCTATATCGTTCAGAAGCGTAAGATCCATCAAGGGGATAAAATGGCTGGACGCCACGGTAATAAAGGGGTTATTTCCCGGATTTTACCTGAAGAGGATATGCCTTATTTACCCGATGGTACACCTGTTGACATCATGTTGAATCCTTTAGGGGTTCCATCACGGATGAACATTGGTCAGGTGTTAGAACTTCATCTTGGAATGGCGGCACGCTACCTTGGTATTCACGTGGCATCTCCGGTATTTGACGGAGCAACTGAGGAAGATGTGTGGGATACAATTGAAGAGGCTGGCATGTCACGCGATGCGAAAACTGTCCTTTATGATGGACGCTCCGGCGAGCCATTCGATAACCGTGTCTCTGTTGGTGTTATGTATATGATTAAACTTGCACACATGGTTGACGATAAGCTCCATGCACGTTCAACTGGACCATACTCACTTGTTACACAGCAGCCTCTTGGCGGTAAAGCTCAATTCGGCGGACAGCGCTTTGGTGAGATGGAGGTTTGGGCACTTGAAGCGTACGGTGCAGCATATACACTTCAAGAAATTCTGACCGTTAAATCAGATGACGTGGTTGGCCGTGTGAAAACATATGAAGCCATTGTCAAGGGCGAGAATGTCCCTGAACCAGGCGTTCCTGAGTCATTCAAAGTATTAATTAAAGAACTTCAAAGTCTTGGTATGGATGTAAAAATCCTTTCCGGCGATGAAGAAGAGATAGAAATGCGCGATATGGAGGATGAAGACGACTTACAGCAAGTCGATACATTAAACATCGTGCCTGAAACACAAAACTTAGAATCAGAAAAAGTAGGTTCAAAAGAATAA